Proteins encoded by one window of Ovis canadensis isolate MfBH-ARS-UI-01 breed Bighorn chromosome 14, ARS-UI_OviCan_v2, whole genome shotgun sequence:
- the USP10 gene encoding ubiquitin carboxyl-terminal hydrolase 10 has protein sequence MALRSPQYIFGDFSPDEFNQFFVTPRASVELPPYGGTVLCGAQAAGDLPDGHDYQRIEFGVNEVIEPSDTLPRTPNYSISSTLNPQAPEFILSCTTSKKLPDDIDKEVDYSSANCQYPGPALALDGGSHAEAEALENDGVSGGLGQRERKKKKKRPPGYYSYLKDGGEGGPSAEALVNGHAGPAVPNSVGAEDVDLMGDVPTAGTPRTWGSPQDATDFVSDAGPAGAFLGALDGGARTAGQPEGCSGADSEASCLPAEAGRDTLLRTAVAQPSVGTDTTENLGVTNGQILESLGEGTAANGVELHTVESADSDPAKAESAPPPADAPASAAGSVPASQPAKSWASLFHDSKPSSSPVVSVETKYSPPATSPLVSEKQAEVKEGLVPVSEDPVAIKIAELLENVTLIHKPVSLQPRGLINKGNWCYINATLQALVACPPMYHLMKFIPLYSKVQRPCTSTPMIDSFVRLMNEFTNMPVPPKPRQALGDKIVRDIRPGAAFEPTYIYRLLTVIKSSLSEKGRQEDAEEYLGFILNGLHEEMLNLKKLLSPNNEKLTISNGPKSHSVNEDEQEEPGEGSEDEWEQVGPRNKTSVTRQADFVQTPITGIFGGHIRSVVYQQSSKESATLQPFFTLQLDIQSDKIRTVQDALESLVARESVQGYTTKTKQEVEISRRVTLEKLPPVLVLHLKRFVYEKTGGCQKLIKNIEYPVDLEISKELLSPGVKSKNFKCHRTYRLFAVVYHHGSSATGGHYTTDVFQIGLNGWLRIDDQTVKVVSQQQVVRPAAERTAYLLYYRRVDLL, from the exons tatatTTTCGGAGATTTTAGCCCTGATGAATTCAATCAGTTCTTTGTGACTCCTCGCGCTTCAGTTGAG CTTCCTCCGTACGGCGGGACAGTTCTGTGTGGCGCACAGGCTGCTGGTGACCTCCCCGACG GACACGACTATCAGAGAATTGAATTTGGTGTTAATGAAGTAATTGAACCAAGTGACACTTTGCCGAGAACGCCCAACTACAGTATTTCAAGCACATTGAATCCTCAGGCCCCTGAATTTATCCTTAGCTGCACAACTTCCAAAAAGCTCCCCGATGACATTGATAAAGAAGTGGACTACAGCTCTGCCAATTGCCAGTACCCGGGCCCTGCCCTTGCCCTGGATGGTGGCTCTCATGCCGAGGCGGAAGCTTTAGAGAACGATGGTGTTTCAGGTGGTCTTGGACAAAGGGAgcgtaaaaagaagaaaaaacgtCCCCCTGGATATTACAGTTACTTGAAAGATGGTGGTGAGGGTGGACCTTCGGCGGAAGCCCTGGTCAATGGCCATGCTGGCCCAGCAGTCCCCAACAGCGTAGGCGCCGAGGACGTGGACTTGATGGGGGATGTACCCACGGCAGGGACCCCCCGGACTTGGGGCAGCCCTCAGGATGCCACGGACTTTGTCAGCGACGCCGGGCCTGCCGGGGCTTTCCTCGGAGCCCTGGATGGCGGGGCCAGGACTGCAGGGCAGCCCGAGGGCTGCTCCGGGGCCGACTCAGaggcctcctgcctccctgccgAGGCCGGCAGGGACACCCTGTTGAGGACAGCTGTGGCTCAGCCCTCCGTGGGGACTGATACTACTGAGAACCTTGGAGTCACTAATGGACAAATACTTGAATCGTTGGGTGAGGGCACAGCTGCCAACGGGGTGGAGTTGCACACTGTGGAGAGCGCAGACTCGGACCCCGCCAAGGCCGAGAGCGCCCCACCTCCTGCGGATGCCCCGGCCTCCGCAGCGGGCAGTGTGCCCGCCAGTCAGCCCGCCAAGTCGTGGGCCAGTCTTTTTCATGATTCTAAGCCCTCTTCCTCGCCTGTGGTTTCTGTGGAAACTAAGTATTCCCCTCCCGCCACGTCTCCCCTGGTCTCTGAAAAGCAGGCGGAAGTCAAGGAAGGGCTGGTTCCAGTTTCAGAGGATCCTGTAGCCATAAAGATTGCAG AGTTACTGGAGAATGTCACCCTGATTCATAAACCGGTGTCATTGCAACCCCGCGGGCTGATCAACAAAGGAAACTGGTGCTACATCAATGCT ACACTGCAAGCCTTGGTGGCTTGCCCACCGATGTATCACCTGATGAAGTTCATTCCTCTGTATTCAAAAGTGCAAAGGCCTTGTACATCCACACCCATGATAGACAGCTT TGTTCGGCTAATGAATGAGTTTACTAATATGCCAGTACCTCCAAAACCCAGACAAG CTCTTGGGGATAAAATCGTGAGGGATATCCGCCCTGGAGCTGCCTTCGAACCCACGTATATTTATAGACTCCTGACAGTGATCAAGTCGAGCCTATCTGAGAAG GGTCGACAAGAAGATGCCGAAGAGTACTTAGGCTTCATTCTGAATGGACTCCATGAGGAAATGCTGAACCTAAAGAAACTTCTCTCACCAAATAATGAAA AACTAACTATTTCCAATGGACCCAAAAGCCACTCAGTGAATGAAGATGAGCAGGAAGAACCAGGAGAAGGAAGTGAGGACGAATGGGAGCAAGTGGGTCCCCGAAACAAGACCTCAGTCACTCGCCAGGCGGACTTTGTTCAGACCCCCATCACTGGCATTTTTGGTGGACACATCAG GTCCGTGGTTTACCAGCAGAGTTCAAAAGAGTCTGCCACCCTGCAGCCATTCTTCACCCTGCAGCTGGACATCCAGTCTGACAAGATACGCACCGTGCAGGATGCGCTGGAGAGCCTGGTGGCCAGAGAGTCTGTCCAGGGTTACACCACCAAAACCAAACAAGAG GTGGAGATCAGCCGGAGAGTGACTCTGGAAAAGCTCCCTCCTGTGCTCGTGCTGCACCTCAAACGGTTTGTCTACGAGAAGACCGGTGGCTGTCAGAAGCTCATCAAAAATATCGAATATCCTGTGGACTTGGAAATTAGTAAAG aactGCTCTCTCCAGGGGTTAAAAGTAAGAACTTTAAATGCCACAGAACCTATAGGCTGTTTGCAG TGGTCTACCACCACGGCAGCAGCGCCACGGGCGGCCACTACACCACGGACGTCTTCCAGATCGGGCTCAACGGCTGGCTGCGCATCGACGACCAGACGGTCAAGGTGGTCAGCCAGCAGCAGGTGGTGAGGCCCGCCGCCGAGCGCACAGCCTACCTCCTGTACTACCGCCGCGTGGACCTGCTGTAG